Proteins encoded in a region of the Uloborus diversus isolate 005 chromosome 1, Udiv.v.3.1, whole genome shotgun sequence genome:
- the LOC129226883 gene encoding GTP cyclohydrolase 1 feedback regulatory protein-like, with amino-acid sequence MPYIVISTQIRVENGPTIVGDEQSNPELMQFLGAELVKQLGNDFKEYRSKDPPRIVLDKLELKGYKVIAMAGIGQTCIWTLNKPPDSFS; translated from the exons ATGCCTTACATAGTGATTTCAACTCAAATAAGAGTG GAAAATGGTCCTACAATTGTTGGAGATGAACAGTCTAATCCAGAACTGATGCAATTTTTGGGAGCGGAGTTAGTGAAACAATTAGGAAATGATTT caaaGAGTACAGATCAAAGGATCCTCCAAGAATTGTGCTTGATAAACTGGAATTGAAAGGATATAAAGTTATTGCAATGGCTGGTATTGGACAAACTTGTATTTGGACTTTGAATAAGCCACCAGATTCTTTTTCAtga